GATTGTACTCACCCGGCGACAGAAGGTCAGGCGATGAGCTGCCGTGACCAGCAATCAAGGGAGCCGTCAGCAGAAGAATGGCTTTTGTATTCGAAGAGAGTTGTTGCATTGTTAATCGTATCCTGTTTGAGCAAGTGCCAAAGGCCAAACCTCACCACTTCCATATGTTCTCAAGAGCCAGGCAGATACCGTCAATGTCCAGCGAGAATCTACCATGTCGTCAACCAGAAGAACCGGACCATCCGGCACTCTTTGTTCCTTGACCGCGAGTGAACCATCAATATTTCGAGCCTGTTGGGTACTGTTTGCCATTGTTTTCTGTTCTGGCCGGTTATTTGTTTTTACAAGAAGCAGTTGAAACGGCAGTCCCAGAGCATCAGCAAGGCGCTTCGCAAAATCCGGAACGAGATTGGGGTGACGCAACGACGGAACGCACGTTACCCATGTCGGTGCTGGTTCCGGATTCCATTGCTGAATCATTTCAACACAAGCAGTAACCAAAATATCAGAAAAACAGTTGTCATGATATTTTCCTTGTCTGACGAGTCCACCCCACCCTGCATCACCCCAAACACAGAGTGTTTTTCCGGGCCCTGCCTGCAGGTTTACAGGAATTTTTCCTTTCACCCGATATTGTGGCATACCACCGGCAGGCCACTGAAGTCTTGGCTCAATAGGCAAACTGGTGCGGCGCAAAAAAGCGACAGCCTCCTGAACAAGAGCCTCTTCAACAGTTATCGGTAACGGTAACAATAAAGGAAAACTGACCTCATTCGGATCACCATCAAGCGCCTGAACAAGAAACCCCATATGTTCACCAAATGGAAGTTTAAGATATTCCTGCATTTGTCGTTGTTCATCACGACGTAACGCGGTAAGTCGATCCGCACGAGCCCAAAATCCTTCACCAAGTTTGGCGGCTGTCAATTGCCACTTGCTCCCTTGCTTTGCGACAGGGGCGGGTGATTCCAGCGAGAGCAATGCAATGGTCTTTTCAATACGTCCATAGCTGATATTCACTTTTCCCTGAAGTTCAGGCACAGAGAGCCCCGAAGGTTCATTTTCAAGAGCGTTAATGACATCATCAACTTCCTGCCTGGTCGGAAAAGCGCTCTTGATAAACCAATCAGTAATATCCGTCTCTTCCCTGCCACTCAGCAAGATACCATATGCTGATTCAAGAGCACGTCCAGCACGCCCTACCTGCTGATAATAGGCAACAACCGATCCCGGCATCTGATAATGAATCACAAATGCCAGATCCGGCTTATCGTAACCCATTCCCAGTGCGGAAGTAGCAACAAGAGCTTTAACCCGGTTATTAAGCAGAGCCTGCTCAAACTCCGGCCGGCGATCACCAGTTTCGCCCGTGTAGGCTTCAACATTGAACCCACGACTTTTCAGCCAACCTGCAACCATGTTCGCGTCACGAACGGTGAGGGTATAGATGATTCCGTGGCCTTGAAGCGTATCGAGCTGTTCAGCCAGCCATGCAAGGCGCTGGGCTTGATCAGGTAGAGATATGGTTTGCAAGGTCAACGAAGGACGATTCAAATCACCACGGAACACCTCCAATTGCGGCCCAAGCACTTCGACTAAATCATCCATGACACGATTGTTTGCGGTAGCAGTAGTTGCCAGAAGTCGCAGGTTTGGTGGCAAGGTTTTGACAATCCGTTCGAGCAGTCGGTAGTGGGGTCGAAAGTCGTGCCCCCAGTCAGAAATACAGTGCGCTTCATCAATAACCAACATCGCAATCTGCGAAGCAATAGGAGCCAGAACATTGGTGCGGAAGCGTTCATTCGCAAGTCGTTCAGGTGAAATGATCAGAATATCTATCGCATTACGAGCGATGCTCATTTCAACTTCAGCCCAGTCATCCGGATTATCTGAGTTGATCGTCACTGCATGTACACCCATTCGCTCTGCAGCCTCAATCTGATTTCGCATCAATGCAAGCAATGGTGAAATCAAGAGCGCTGGACCATTACCCCCTTCACGAAGCAATTTGGTAGCGATAAAATAGACAAAGCTTTTACCCCAGCCAGTCTTCTGGACAACCAACAATCGTCCCTGACCTTCAACGATATAACGAATTGCCTCCTCCTGACTCTCACGGAACACCGCACAGGGATAA
The DNA window shown above is from Pelodictyon phaeoclathratiforme BU-1 and carries:
- a CDS encoding RecQ family ATP-dependent DNA helicase, producing MMYTSARALELLRIGSGYPCAVFRESQEEAIRYIVEGQGRLLVVQKTGWGKSFVYFIATKLLREGGNGPALLISPLLALMRNQIEAAERMGVHAVTINSDNPDDWAEVEMSIARNAIDILIISPERLANERFRTNVLAPIASQIAMLVIDEAHCISDWGHDFRPHYRLLERIVKTLPPNLRLLATTATANNRVMDDLVEVLGPQLEVFRGDLNRPSLTLQTISLPDQAQRLAWLAEQLDTLQGHGIIYTLTVRDANMVAGWLKSRGFNVEAYTGETGDRRPEFEQALLNNRVKALVATSALGMGYDKPDLAFVIHYQMPGSVVAYYQQVGRAGRALESAYGILLSGREETDITDWFIKSAFPTRQEVDDVINALENEPSGLSVPELQGKVNISYGRIEKTIALLSLESPAPVAKQGSKWQLTAAKLGEGFWARADRLTALRRDEQRQMQEYLKLPFGEHMGFLVQALDGDPNEVSFPLLLPLPITVEEALVQEAVAFLRRTSLPIEPRLQWPAGGMPQYRVKGKIPVNLQAGPGKTLCVWGDAGWGGLVRQGKYHDNCFSDILVTACVEMIQQWNPEPAPTWVTCVPSLRHPNLVPDFAKRLADALGLPFQLLLVKTNNRPEQKTMANSTQQARNIDGSLAVKEQRVPDGPVLLVDDMVDSRWTLTVSAWLLRTYGSGEVWPLALAQTGYD